One genomic region from Oceaniferula flava encodes:
- a CDS encoding ribonucleotide-diphosphate reductase subunit beta: MADTITITLGERTFNLDREKAEEAYAAKKVLNGRNSMFFNILPLKYNWAYALYKEMKNSHWEPAEVAMNTDAAQWGNLGASCQMLYKTALGAFARSQELFQSHGIYTVRDLVTAPELKLVFGRFVHEENTRSDVLVHLHGSLRINPMECAELADIPAINAKKDFVTSKLSPLNRNTDTTTTANKQAVARNIFLINQCMEGTQCFALWASLFSLSAQNKTPGTGKVFNKLIGDITFRLSLFDQLLQEMVGENPDIWTDSFKAELTEYMVTAVRLEKDLIAALPVADAGLDPAALGTYIEFLADERLGACQLPRQFHHASSPFPWLDEQLHLASKHAAAVASSTLDTSFDDDDL; this comes from the coding sequence ATGGCTGACACCATCACAATCACTCTCGGAGAACGTACATTCAATCTCGATCGCGAGAAGGCCGAGGAGGCCTACGCGGCTAAAAAAGTGCTCAACGGCCGAAATTCGATGTTTTTCAACATTCTGCCGCTGAAATACAACTGGGCCTACGCGCTCTACAAGGAGATGAAGAACTCCCACTGGGAGCCTGCCGAGGTGGCGATGAACACGGATGCCGCGCAGTGGGGGAACCTCGGCGCGTCTTGCCAGATGCTTTACAAGACCGCCCTCGGTGCTTTTGCCCGCTCGCAGGAGCTGTTCCAGTCGCACGGCATCTACACCGTGCGTGATCTGGTCACCGCGCCTGAGCTGAAGCTGGTTTTCGGTCGTTTTGTCCACGAGGAGAACACCCGCAGCGATGTGCTGGTGCACCTGCACGGCTCGCTGAGAATCAACCCGATGGAGTGCGCCGAGCTGGCCGACATTCCGGCGATCAATGCTAAGAAGGACTTCGTCACCTCCAAGCTCAGCCCGCTGAACCGCAACACCGATACCACCACTACAGCTAACAAGCAGGCGGTGGCACGGAACATTTTCCTGATCAACCAGTGCATGGAAGGCACCCAGTGCTTCGCGCTCTGGGCCTCGTTGTTCTCACTCTCCGCACAGAACAAAACCCCCGGCACCGGCAAGGTCTTCAACAAACTCATCGGCGATATCACCTTCCGCCTCAGCCTGTTCGATCAGCTGCTGCAGGAAATGGTCGGCGAGAACCCGGACATCTGGACCGATTCCTTCAAGGCCGAGCTCACCGAATACATGGTGACTGCCGTGCGCTTGGAAAAGGACCTCATCGCGGCCTTGCCAGTGGCCGATGCCGGGCTCGATCCCGCCGCACTCGGCACCTACATCGAGTTTCTCGCCGATGAACGTCTCGGCGCCTGCCAGCTGCCGCGCCAGTTCCACCACGCGTCCAGTCCCTTCCCATGGCTCGACGAACAGCTCCACCTCGCCAGCAAACACGCTGCCGCCGTTGCCAGCTCCACCCTCGACACCTCCTTCGACGACGACGATTTGTAA
- the recJ gene encoding single-stranded-DNA-specific exonuclease RecJ, with amino-acid sequence MSQKQSQWILAEVPEIPPDIDDTLPEILVRMLCQRGVEIGDMKRFLQPRLQDLQDPFLMPDMRPAVDRILTAIDQNQSVCVYGDYDVDGITSVTLLTRVLRAYGVKTRSFIPRRGPEGYGLNEAALKRCMSEGDKPDLLVTVDCGTASLTEIAALTTDGVDVIVVDHHEPPPQGKPDCIAVVNPKCPQEREGDSFDYLCAAGVVFKLAHALLKTRMIDGFDLKEHLDMVAMATVADIVPLVNENRLLVRHGLKFLANTKNEGLKALMEVAQVKGPLTSADVGFRIGPRINAAGRMDRPEDALATLTTTDADEAAALAETLDGHNKTRQGEELRIHKAALKQLEAEHDPSDPVIVLGSRDWHPGVVGIVASRLMRRFHKPTFIIAIDAQGIGKGSGRSIGGVSLMDAINANRELLEAGGGHAMAAGISVHEDKIDAFRQGFADFVTTHVSEEDRLPRLHIDAEIDFPTLSLDFLKSYELLQPFGSANPEPLFMTREVWLTEPPQELKNHHLRLSMKQKECWKSAMFFSAGQRKLPEQPWDIAFTINRNVFRGRTSLQIVIQDVRAHQKED; translated from the coding sequence ATGAGTCAAAAGCAGTCCCAATGGATCCTCGCAGAGGTCCCCGAAATCCCACCGGATATCGATGATACCCTGCCGGAAATCCTCGTCCGTATGTTGTGTCAACGGGGCGTAGAAATCGGTGACATGAAACGCTTCCTGCAGCCTCGATTGCAGGACTTGCAGGACCCCTTTCTGATGCCCGACATGCGCCCGGCCGTCGACCGCATCCTCACCGCCATCGACCAGAACCAGAGCGTTTGCGTCTACGGTGATTACGACGTCGATGGCATCACCTCAGTCACCTTGTTGACCCGCGTGCTGCGTGCCTACGGAGTGAAAACCCGCAGCTTCATCCCACGTCGCGGGCCGGAAGGATACGGCCTGAACGAGGCCGCTCTGAAACGCTGCATGTCGGAAGGCGACAAGCCGGATTTGTTAGTCACAGTCGATTGCGGAACCGCATCGCTGACAGAAATTGCCGCCCTCACTACCGATGGCGTGGACGTCATTGTGGTCGACCACCACGAGCCGCCACCGCAGGGGAAACCTGACTGCATCGCCGTGGTGAACCCGAAGTGCCCTCAAGAGCGTGAAGGCGACAGCTTCGACTACCTTTGCGCCGCCGGAGTCGTCTTCAAGCTCGCCCACGCGCTGCTGAAGACCCGGATGATTGACGGCTTCGATCTCAAGGAACACCTCGATATGGTAGCGATGGCCACCGTCGCTGACATCGTGCCGCTGGTGAATGAGAACCGTTTGTTAGTACGCCACGGGCTCAAGTTTCTGGCCAACACCAAGAACGAAGGCCTGAAAGCCCTCATGGAAGTGGCCCAGGTGAAAGGTCCGCTGACCAGCGCCGACGTCGGGTTCCGGATCGGGCCGCGGATCAATGCCGCCGGCAGGATGGATCGACCCGAAGACGCCCTCGCCACCCTGACCACCACCGACGCCGACGAAGCCGCCGCCCTCGCGGAAACCTTGGACGGTCATAATAAAACCCGCCAGGGTGAAGAGCTGCGCATTCACAAGGCTGCGCTCAAACAGCTGGAAGCCGAGCACGATCCATCCGACCCGGTGATCGTGTTAGGATCGCGCGATTGGCACCCAGGCGTTGTCGGCATCGTCGCCTCGCGTTTGATGCGGCGTTTTCACAAACCCACCTTCATCATCGCTATCGATGCCCAAGGGATCGGAAAAGGCAGTGGGCGGAGCATTGGCGGCGTCTCGCTGATGGACGCGATCAACGCCAATCGTGAACTGTTAGAAGCAGGTGGAGGTCACGCCATGGCCGCCGGCATCAGCGTGCACGAGGACAAGATCGATGCCTTCCGGCAGGGATTCGCCGACTTCGTCACCACCCATGTCAGCGAGGAAGACCGCCTTCCACGGCTGCACATCGATGCCGAAATCGACTTCCCTACCCTCTCGCTCGATTTCCTCAAAAGCTACGAACTCCTGCAACCCTTCGGCTCCGCCAACCCGGAGCCCCTGTTCATGACCCGTGAAGTCTGGCTCACGGAACCTCCCCAGGAGCTGAAAAACCATCACCTCCGACTATCGATGAAACAGAAGGAGTGTTGGAAATCGGCGATGTTCTTTAGCGCCGGTCAGCGTAAGCTTCCCGAGCAACCGTGGGACATCGCATTCACGATCAATCGCAACGTCTTCCGAGGTCGCACCAGCCTGCAAATTGTGATCCAAGATGTGCGCGCGCATCAGAAAGAAGACTAA
- a CDS encoding VIT and vWA domain-containing protein, translating into MKRREIVRILGGTVVASAITPHELLAHSLPVHRHLPIIPHIRPIPQRPMPVQVSKVEVAVTIIDRLAVTTMTMTLSNPGHRQQESEVFIPVPGSAGIREFGLEGAQGKFPGKLIPRDEARKIYDDIVRRSLDPALLEFAGHGLVKSSVFPVPARGSSRVRLVYEELLEVDGERVDYLLPRTESPAYRVPWSVEVDWRLQGGIAAVYSPSHVMDEQRVGASRVKLKNRGKMQPGSLRLSATRRKTAHATASIMAYPEAKDAGYFLLLLSPPAVARQELVKREVTLVIDKSGSMAGGKIEQALKAASQIIEGLDDGEAFNVIVYNEAVEQFSATPVIKSRQSLLAVRDYIAGIRVSGGTNIHDALQAAVSQQPVAGMLPLVLFLTDGVPTIGQTQEKKIRDAISAGNRHHRRIFTFGVGVDVNTPLLARLADDSRARATYVLPKENVELKVARVFSRLSGPVISEPQLRVVDAQGRPVPGRVRDMLPARLPDMFEGEQLVVMGRYQAKKQLRFELTGRDHRGQRKDAFKLSLKKASRGNAHVPRLWATRKIAVLTEALRDLGAERGSTVNMQDPKIRELVDEIVRLSTEHGILTEYTAFLAREGMVFGNDAHRRAVSRASAEIQGKAVQKRSGAASVNQDWNIARSKSASQLNRSNRYLDEKLQNSEVDALCQVADKAFYRSGEEWVDASLVGQKAQLESTVTVKVSSPEFPKIVTRLIPDHRQGCLALGDNIRIRIDQQSYLIQAGK; encoded by the coding sequence ATGAAACGCAGAGAAATTGTTAGAATCCTCGGAGGCACTGTGGTCGCCAGCGCCATCACCCCACACGAACTTTTGGCCCACAGCCTGCCCGTTCACAGACACCTGCCCATCATACCGCACATACGGCCGATTCCTCAGCGTCCGATGCCGGTGCAGGTGAGCAAGGTGGAGGTGGCCGTGACGATCATCGATCGCTTGGCGGTGACTACCATGACGATGACACTTTCCAACCCGGGCCACCGTCAGCAGGAGTCCGAAGTGTTCATCCCGGTGCCAGGCTCAGCGGGGATCCGTGAGTTTGGGCTGGAGGGTGCGCAGGGGAAATTCCCCGGCAAGCTGATCCCCCGCGACGAAGCTCGGAAAATTTACGATGACATTGTGCGCCGGTCGCTCGACCCCGCTCTGTTGGAGTTTGCCGGTCATGGACTGGTGAAGTCGAGCGTCTTCCCCGTGCCAGCACGCGGTAGCAGCCGGGTGCGGCTGGTTTACGAAGAACTGCTAGAGGTGGATGGCGAACGGGTGGATTACCTGCTGCCGCGCACTGAATCGCCGGCCTACCGGGTGCCGTGGTCGGTGGAGGTCGATTGGCGACTCCAAGGAGGCATCGCCGCCGTGTATTCGCCGAGCCATGTCATGGATGAGCAGCGTGTGGGAGCGTCGCGGGTCAAGCTCAAGAACCGTGGAAAGATGCAGCCCGGTTCGCTGCGCCTATCCGCCACCCGCAGGAAAACGGCCCACGCCACAGCCTCGATCATGGCTTACCCCGAGGCGAAGGACGCCGGCTATTTTCTACTACTGTTATCCCCGCCGGCGGTGGCACGGCAGGAGCTGGTGAAGCGAGAGGTGACCCTGGTGATTGATAAATCCGGCAGCATGGCCGGCGGGAAAATCGAGCAGGCACTCAAGGCTGCCAGCCAGATCATCGAGGGGCTGGACGATGGCGAGGCGTTCAACGTCATCGTCTACAACGAGGCCGTTGAGCAGTTTTCCGCCACGCCGGTGATTAAGTCGCGCCAATCGTTGTTAGCGGTGCGGGACTACATTGCCGGCATTCGCGTCAGCGGCGGAACGAACATCCACGACGCCCTGCAAGCTGCCGTCTCACAGCAGCCGGTCGCCGGCATGTTGCCGCTGGTGCTTTTCCTAACCGACGGCGTGCCGACCATCGGCCAGACCCAGGAGAAAAAGATCCGCGATGCGATCTCGGCCGGAAACCGTCACCATCGCCGCATCTTCACCTTCGGCGTGGGGGTGGATGTGAACACGCCCCTGCTGGCACGCCTGGCCGATGACAGCCGTGCGCGCGCCACCTATGTGTTACCCAAGGAGAACGTGGAGCTGAAAGTGGCCCGCGTGTTCAGCAGGCTGTCAGGGCCTGTGATCAGCGAGCCGCAGCTGCGCGTTGTCGATGCCCAGGGGCGGCCGGTGCCGGGTCGGGTCCGCGACATGCTCCCGGCTCGCTTGCCCGATATGTTTGAAGGCGAACAGCTGGTGGTCATGGGGCGTTACCAGGCCAAAAAGCAGCTCCGTTTCGAACTCACCGGCAGAGACCACCGCGGGCAGCGGAAGGATGCCTTCAAGCTATCGTTGAAAAAGGCAAGCCGGGGAAATGCCCACGTCCCCAGGCTCTGGGCCACCCGCAAGATCGCGGTGCTGACCGAGGCGCTGCGTGACCTCGGCGCCGAGCGGGGATCGACCGTGAACATGCAAGATCCCAAAATCCGCGAGCTGGTGGATGAAATCGTGAGGCTCTCCACCGAGCACGGCATACTCACCGAATACACCGCCTTTTTAGCCCGCGAGGGCATGGTCTTTGGCAACGATGCCCACCGCCGCGCTGTCAGTCGCGCCAGTGCCGAGATTCAGGGGAAAGCTGTGCAGAAGCGCTCCGGCGCTGCCTCCGTGAACCAGGACTGGAACATCGCTCGCTCGAAGTCCGCCAGCCAGCTGAACCGCAGCAACCGCTACCTCGATGAGAAGCTTCAGAATAGCGAGGTCGATGCCCTCTGCCAGGTTGCCGACAAGGCATTCTACCGCAGTGGCGAGGAGTGGGTGGACGCCTCATTGGTCGGTCAAAAAGCCCAACTCGAGAGCACCGTCACGGTGAAGGTTTCCAGTCCCGAGTTCCCCAAAATCGTCACCCGCCTGATCCCCGACCACCGCCAAGGCTGCCTCGCGCTGGGCGACAACATCCGCATCCGCATCGATCAACAAAGCTACCTCATCCAGGCAGGGAAATAG
- a CDS encoding vWA domain-containing protein has product MKTPIHITTLGLAALLAILPASAKEQTNPAVKEAKASSAKIAAPTEKPAQAKVQLAILLDTSSSMSGLIEQTKTQLWKIVNTFIDAKQNGQVPYVEVALYEYGKSSLDQEQHWIRQIQPLTRDLDEISKQLFALKTNGGQEYCGAVIQRAASDLKWDPSSQVYKAIFIAGNEAFTQGPINASDAVKSSIAQGVIVNTIHCGSEQAGISGGWKNGAMLADGKFLTIDHNLAVVHIEAPQDAEIVKLNAELNKTYLAYGTRGASKKHDQVVQDNNAVAKRASGAAVQRAVAKGSANYWNGNWDLVDASKKKDFDLNQVKKEQLPKEMQSMTPAQRLAHIRKMSQQRATIQKQILELNQKRTAYVAAKRKELAEKEGGRAEQTLDEAVAATVRAQAEKKGYAFKK; this is encoded by the coding sequence ATGAAAACACCAATCCACATCACCACCCTCGGCCTGGCTGCCTTGCTCGCCATCCTTCCCGCCAGCGCCAAAGAACAAACAAACCCAGCGGTCAAGGAGGCCAAGGCCAGCAGTGCAAAAATCGCTGCCCCGACCGAAAAACCTGCCCAAGCGAAAGTCCAACTCGCCATCTTGTTAGACACCAGCAGCAGCATGAGCGGGCTGATCGAGCAGACCAAGACGCAGCTGTGGAAAATCGTCAACACCTTCATCGATGCCAAGCAAAACGGTCAGGTGCCCTACGTCGAGGTGGCGCTCTACGAGTATGGCAAGTCGTCGCTCGACCAGGAACAGCACTGGATCCGCCAAATCCAGCCGCTGACACGCGACCTCGATGAGATCAGCAAGCAGCTCTTCGCCCTCAAGACCAATGGCGGTCAGGAATACTGCGGAGCCGTCATTCAGCGCGCCGCCAGCGATCTGAAATGGGACCCCTCCAGCCAGGTTTACAAAGCCATCTTCATCGCCGGCAACGAAGCCTTCACCCAAGGGCCGATCAATGCCAGCGACGCCGTGAAGAGCTCGATCGCTCAAGGCGTCATCGTCAACACCATCCACTGCGGCAGCGAGCAGGCGGGGATTTCCGGAGGGTGGAAAAATGGGGCCATGCTCGCCGATGGGAAGTTTCTCACCATCGATCACAACCTCGCCGTGGTGCACATCGAGGCGCCGCAGGATGCCGAGATCGTGAAGCTCAATGCGGAGCTCAATAAAACCTACCTCGCCTACGGCACACGCGGTGCGAGTAAGAAGCACGATCAGGTTGTCCAGGATAACAATGCGGTGGCCAAGCGTGCCAGCGGTGCCGCCGTCCAGCGTGCAGTCGCCAAGGGCAGCGCCAATTACTGGAATGGCAATTGGGACCTGGTGGACGCCTCGAAGAAGAAAGACTTCGATCTCAATCAGGTGAAAAAAGAGCAGCTGCCGAAGGAAATGCAGTCGATGACACCCGCGCAGCGCCTTGCACACATCCGCAAGATGAGTCAGCAACGTGCCACGATCCAAAAACAAATCCTCGAGCTGAATCAAAAGCGGACCGCCTACGTCGCTGCCAAACGCAAGGAGCTCGCCGAGAAAGAGGGCGGTCGTGCGGAGCAAACACTCGATGAAGCCGTCGCCGCCACCGTCCGTGCCCAGGCCGAGAAAAAAGGCTACGCATTCAAAAAATGA
- the recG gene encoding ATP-dependent DNA helicase RecG — protein MNGHRCEEPLSSVDFIVAKDVLAYGSAGVNTTGELLDRLPKRYEDRRVFDSFPAQAGGTALCLRGTVVDTQVKRFGGRKQFYQAVVFEGGSNALNSNKITCRWFNMPWMKNALAEGHEVILYGKPKEYQGGMVIDHPDFEIVGDSDEVSIHLERIVPIYKGVSGIPQRRLREHIYKLLETTDVSSLKPIYDVDPSYPRHEALREAHFPDSLEQAEAAKRYFALEEFFALQLSVVWKRARVREHQGRVLGKKTKLLTEFYHSLPFDLTGAQKRSVKEVLADMRAPYPMSRLLQGDVGSGKTFVAMCAMLLAVESGVQAALMAPTQILAEQHYLTFKKWLAPLNLRISLRTGSRQENAHMEMEGEPQIIIGTHALLYEGVEFADLGLIVIDEQHKFGVGQRSSLIQQGVMPDVLVMTATPIPRTLTLTIYGDLDVSILDERPAGRGEIITAVRAKPKVTDITKFIKEQLVKERQVYLVYPLVEESDALKAAAATVEYEKWVKRLSKFKVGLLHGKLKPEEKDEVMTRFRDRELDVLVATTVIEVGVDVPNANTMIIYNAERFGLAQLHQLRGRIGRGEHKSYCVLATDGKSADAMEKLQVMADTSDGFKIAEADLRLRGPGDVLGTEQSGLANLKFIDYLADTALIREARELAETVLAQDPMLEKNPALLRLIHDGEVEVG, from the coding sequence ATGAATGGGCATCGCTGCGAAGAGCCGTTGAGCTCGGTGGATTTCATTGTCGCCAAGGATGTGCTCGCCTACGGCAGCGCCGGGGTGAACACCACCGGCGAGTTGCTCGACCGCTTACCGAAGCGCTACGAGGACCGCCGCGTCTTCGATTCCTTTCCGGCACAAGCAGGAGGCACCGCACTCTGCCTGCGCGGCACTGTGGTGGATACCCAGGTGAAACGTTTCGGCGGCAGGAAGCAGTTCTATCAAGCAGTCGTCTTCGAGGGCGGCAGCAATGCGCTCAACTCGAACAAAATCACCTGCCGCTGGTTCAACATGCCGTGGATGAAAAATGCCCTCGCCGAGGGCCACGAGGTGATCCTCTACGGCAAACCGAAAGAGTATCAAGGCGGCATGGTGATCGATCACCCGGACTTCGAAATTGTTGGCGATAGTGATGAGGTCTCGATCCACCTCGAACGCATCGTGCCGATCTACAAGGGTGTCAGTGGTATCCCCCAGCGCCGGCTCCGCGAGCATATTTACAAGCTCTTGGAAACCACCGATGTTTCCAGCCTCAAGCCGATCTATGATGTCGATCCCAGCTACCCGCGCCACGAGGCCCTGAGGGAGGCGCATTTCCCCGATTCACTGGAACAGGCAGAAGCCGCCAAGCGCTACTTCGCCTTGGAAGAGTTCTTCGCCCTGCAGCTCAGTGTGGTGTGGAAGCGCGCCCGTGTCCGCGAGCACCAGGGGCGGGTGTTAGGGAAGAAGACCAAGCTGCTCACCGAATTTTACCACAGCCTACCATTCGACCTAACAGGCGCACAAAAACGCAGCGTCAAAGAAGTCCTCGCCGACATGCGCGCGCCCTATCCGATGAGTCGGCTGCTCCAAGGCGACGTGGGATCGGGGAAAACATTTGTCGCCATGTGCGCCATGCTGTTAGCCGTGGAGTCCGGCGTTCAGGCGGCCCTGATGGCCCCCACCCAGATTCTTGCCGAGCAGCACTACCTCACTTTCAAGAAGTGGCTCGCCCCGCTGAACCTGCGCATCTCGCTGCGCACCGGCTCTCGACAGGAAAACGCCCACATGGAGATGGAGGGAGAACCGCAAATCATCATCGGCACCCACGCCCTGCTCTACGAGGGGGTCGAGTTTGCTGACCTTGGGCTGATTGTCATCGACGAGCAGCACAAGTTCGGCGTCGGTCAGCGCAGCTCGCTGATCCAGCAAGGTGTCATGCCCGATGTGTTAGTGATGACCGCCACACCGATCCCCCGCACCCTGACACTCACCATCTACGGAGACCTGGATGTTTCCATCCTCGACGAGCGCCCTGCGGGTCGGGGGGAAATCATCACAGCGGTCCGCGCCAAGCCCAAGGTCACCGACATCACGAAGTTCATCAAAGAGCAGCTGGTAAAAGAGCGACAGGTCTACCTCGTTTACCCGCTGGTGGAGGAAAGCGATGCCCTCAAGGCCGCCGCGGCTACGGTGGAGTATGAAAAGTGGGTGAAGCGCCTCAGCAAATTCAAGGTCGGCCTGCTCCACGGAAAGCTGAAACCGGAAGAAAAAGACGAGGTGATGACCCGCTTCCGCGATCGTGAACTCGATGTTCTCGTCGCCACCACGGTGATCGAGGTTGGTGTCGATGTGCCCAATGCCAACACCATGATCATTTACAATGCCGAGCGCTTTGGTCTCGCCCAGCTGCACCAGCTGCGTGGCCGGATCGGCCGGGGCGAACACAAAAGCTACTGCGTGCTGGCGACCGATGGCAAATCCGCCGACGCCATGGAAAAACTCCAAGTCATGGCAGACACTTCGGACGGCTTCAAAATTGCCGAAGCCGATCTGCGCCTGCGTGGCCCGGGCGATGTTCTCGGCACTGAGCAGTCAGGCTTGGCAAACCTGAAATTCATCGACTACCTCGCCGATACCGCACTGATCCGCGAAGCGAGGGAGCTGGCCGAAACGGTGCTCGCGCAAGACCCGATGTTAGAGAAGAACCCCGCCCTTCTCCGCCTGATTCATGACGGAGAAGTCGAGGTGGGTTAG
- a CDS encoding PEP-CTERM sorting domain-containing protein, translating to MKARPLLPTLCAAMLASALPLSAAILWQSPQYITDAVSDVSTSGTLEYAYALNNTDATVNGVLFLGGSPTHNAGSQNIGSGDLTSDTLVAYHASAFNGGTASPWNELSTDYKHLLDSAIYVNSGDAITVTLGNLTIGQAYEVQVWFNDSRSGRDNREITLNGSNEVTADYTPVDTQGGLGQYALGTFIASGTTEDLVMTSSSSSPQLNAIQVRAVPEPSTTSVLGLTLLAALGFRRRSS from the coding sequence ATGAAAGCCAGACCTCTCTTACCCACCCTATGCGCGGCCATGCTGGCCAGCGCCCTTCCTCTTTCTGCAGCCATTCTTTGGCAGTCGCCGCAGTATATCACCGATGCCGTGTCCGATGTTTCCACCTCGGGCACCTTGGAGTATGCCTATGCGCTCAATAATACCGATGCCACGGTGAATGGTGTCCTTTTCCTCGGGGGATCACCCACTCATAATGCCGGCTCTCAGAATATCGGCTCCGGGGATCTCACCAGTGACACATTGGTTGCATACCACGCATCTGCCTTCAACGGTGGGACGGCATCGCCATGGAACGAACTCTCGACCGACTACAAGCACCTCTTGGATAGCGCGATTTACGTTAACTCCGGTGATGCCATAACGGTGACTCTTGGTAATTTGACGATTGGACAAGCCTATGAAGTGCAAGTCTGGTTCAACGATTCACGCAGCGGCCGCGATAACCGTGAAATCACGCTGAACGGGAGCAACGAGGTCACCGCGGATTACACCCCGGTGGATACTCAAGGTGGCTTGGGGCAGTATGCGCTCGGAACCTTCATCGCCAGCGGGACCACAGAAGATCTCGTGATGACTTCGAGCTCGAGCTCTCCTCAGCTGAATGCCATTCAAGTTCGCGCAGTTCCAGAGCCATCGACAACTTCCGTGCTCGGTTTGACCCTGCTTGCAGCGCTCGGCTTCCGCCGTCGTTCCAGCTAA